CTTGTATGATCCTCGCTGTCGGAAAGGTCAAAGCCCCCCACAGCAGATGAGGAAGCAGCAGCAGATTCTAATGTCATTGTTTTATCGTTTCGTTTCAATACCTCATAATCAAGGAAAGAAGCCTCGTTACTGCTCACAAATTTATTAAAACGTTTTGTGATAAAGTCGTTACGTTCTGACGGAGTACGTTTTGCTTTCTCCCAATCTTCAATCATGTCGGAAAGTTTGATAGATACACCCATGTTAGGATTGGCTTTAATCCACATTTCAGGTCTATCAAATTCATCCACAGTATCTAATTCAGCGATATAATAAAACGTTCGTTCATCAACTATGTCACCATTTAATACATCTGCACCTTGTTCATAATAATTCACTAGTGGTCCATCTAATTGATACCCTGCAGTTGTAATGTAAATGAGTAACGGTTGTGTCCTACTTTGACGACTGTTCTTTATAACGTTAATTAGTTTGTAATCCTTGTATTCATGGATCTCATCAAACACTCCTATATGTGTGTTTAAACCGTCTAGCTTTTCGCTATCGCTCGCTTGCGGCTCAATCTTACTGAAAGTAGCGTCAAAATGAATCGCATCCCGTAACGGCCTAAAACGCCTTGCTAAAGCAGGAGAAGACTTTACCATCGCTTTTGCTTCATCGAATAATAATCTAGCCTGCTTCATACTGTTCGCTAAAAGAACTACATCAGCACCGTTTTCTCCATCTTTAGAGGCTCCGTAGATCGTCACTCCTGCAATTTTAGTAGTTTTCCCTTGCTTTCGGGCAACAAAAATAAGCGCCTCTTTAAAGCGCCTTATTCCTGTATCTTTATGAACCCAACCGAAAATAGAACCTAAACTAAAATGCTGCCAAGCTTGCATTGTTAGTTGTTTAAAAGCACCTTTAGAAGGTTTGCAAAACTTTTCAATAAATTCAATCGGCCTATGTGCTATTTCTTCATTAAAAATCCAAGGAAAATCCTCTG
This genomic stretch from Lysinibacillus pakistanensis harbors:
- a CDS encoding terminase large subunit, with the translated sequence MASTVSKVDSLLIVVNPSPVLLTTWYAKQVVEGNIIACKKVIQACERHLNDLERQGTEDFPWIFNEEIAHRPIEFIEKFCKPSKGAFKQLTMQAWQHFSLGSIFGWVHKDTGIRRFKEALIFVARKQGKTTKIAGVTIYGASKDGENGADVVLLANSMKQARLLFDEAKAMVKSSPALARRFRPLRDAIHFDATFSKIEPQASDSEKLDGLNTHIGVFDEIHEYKDYKLINVIKNSRQSRTQPLLIYITTAGYQLDGPLVNYYEQGADVLNGDIVDERTFYYIAELDTVDEFDRPEMWIKANPNMGVSIKLSDMIEDWEKAKRTPSERNDFITKRFNKFVSSNEASFLDYEVLKRNDKTMTLESAAASSSAVGGFDLSDSEDHTSAYLEWAIPSTGEVVIHGHTWVPQAKVDSDNEKIDYYSLQEEGLLTIVPGEYVKKEYVFDWYVEQSNTYSIEKIMYDPAKAFGLVEMLQNYGFVCEVVRQGFITLGPAIDDAKERFIDGNVIFNDNRLFRWYTNNVVLVEDRNKNKMPTKQSRYRKIDGFAAFLNAHVEVMKKFVTVQGEGNIKFISLNDL